A stretch of the Mycolicibacterium celeriflavum genome encodes the following:
- a CDS encoding TetR/AcrR family transcriptional regulator: protein MSGRTRGRPPRISRDQIVAAARGVADRDLTMQAVADALGVSRKALHYYVGDREGLLTLVVADLFERELTSVELPVDDDWRVVLRAYSVAFRDGLVRVGVATDFTRLRGIGAAAALALADRVLDALLAAGFPPDAARYALTAASNIAQSAAHSSAAQTASGVHRHRAETSAALEQEPRDIYPALRTVLASAESQHHDAEHQFDFELGLLIAGLDRLLDA, encoded by the coding sequence ATGAGCGGCCGCACCAGAGGTCGTCCACCGCGGATCAGCCGAGACCAGATCGTCGCGGCGGCGCGCGGCGTGGCGGACCGAGACCTGACGATGCAGGCGGTGGCCGATGCGCTCGGTGTCAGCCGCAAGGCGCTGCACTATTACGTCGGTGACCGGGAGGGGCTTTTGACCCTGGTGGTCGCTGACCTCTTCGAACGCGAACTGACCAGCGTCGAGTTGCCGGTCGACGACGATTGGCGGGTGGTGCTGCGCGCGTACAGCGTCGCGTTCCGCGACGGCCTGGTCCGGGTGGGGGTCGCGACCGACTTCACCCGGTTGCGCGGCATCGGCGCCGCGGCCGCGTTGGCGCTCGCCGACCGGGTCCTGGACGCGCTGCTCGCGGCCGGCTTCCCGCCCGACGCCGCCCGGTACGCCCTGACCGCGGCGTCCAACATCGCGCAGTCCGCGGCGCACAGTAGCGCCGCGCAGACAGCATCGGGGGTGCACCGGCACCGCGCGGAGACGTCAGCGGCACTCGAACAGGAACCACGGGACATCTATCCGGCGCTGCGCACGGTGCTGGCGTCGGCCGAATCACAGCACCACGACGCCGAGCACCAGTTCGACTTCGAACTGGGCCTGTTGATCGCCGGTCTCGACCGACTCCTGGACGCTTAG
- a CDS encoding NAD(P)H-dependent amine dehydrogenase family protein — MPNTPYRVVQWTTGNVGKSSVEAITKNPNYELVGLYAWSKDKVGRDAGELAGIASLGVQATNDVDALLALKPDVVVYNPMWIDVDELVRILETGVNVVASASFITGHNLGAGRDKLEEACRRGGSTLFGSGVSPGFAELLAIVASTACDRVDKVTISESADTTLYDSPDTERPTGFGTAIDDPNLAPMAANGTAVFAEAVRLVADSIGVELDEIQCVSEYAQTTEDLVMASWTIPAGHVAGVYASWQGVVNGKTVVDINVRWKKGQTLDPDWQLDGDGWKITIDGRPTVNMQVGFLPPPDMIENAKSIEDFFVLGHIMTAMPPIHAIPAVVAAAPGIATYNDLPLPQARGVGPTS, encoded by the coding sequence GTGCCAAACACCCCTTATCGCGTCGTTCAGTGGACCACCGGCAATGTCGGCAAGAGTTCGGTCGAGGCGATCACGAAAAACCCGAACTACGAACTCGTCGGCCTCTACGCGTGGTCGAAGGACAAGGTGGGCCGGGACGCCGGTGAGCTCGCCGGCATCGCATCCCTCGGCGTGCAGGCCACCAACGACGTCGACGCGCTGCTCGCGCTGAAGCCCGACGTGGTCGTCTACAACCCGATGTGGATCGACGTCGACGAATTGGTCCGCATCCTCGAAACCGGCGTCAACGTCGTGGCGTCGGCCTCCTTCATCACCGGCCACAACCTCGGCGCCGGCCGGGACAAACTCGAAGAGGCGTGCCGGCGGGGCGGTTCGACGCTGTTCGGTTCCGGTGTCAGCCCGGGCTTCGCCGAGTTGCTCGCCATCGTCGCCTCGACGGCCTGCGATCGGGTCGACAAGGTCACCATCTCCGAATCCGCCGACACCACGCTCTACGACTCCCCCGATACGGAGCGGCCCACCGGCTTCGGCACCGCGATCGACGACCCGAACCTGGCCCCGATGGCCGCCAACGGCACCGCGGTGTTCGCCGAGGCGGTGCGACTGGTCGCCGACTCGATCGGCGTCGAGCTCGACGAGATCCAGTGCGTCTCCGAATATGCCCAGACCACAGAGGATCTCGTGATGGCGTCGTGGACCATCCCGGCCGGACATGTCGCGGGTGTCTACGCCAGCTGGCAGGGCGTGGTGAATGGGAAGACCGTCGTCGACATCAACGTCCGGTGGAAGAAGGGTCAGACCCTTGATCCGGACTGGCAGCTCGACGGTGACGGTTGGAAGATCACGATCGACGGCCGGCCGACGGTCAACATGCAGGTCGGATTCCTGCCGCCGCCGGACATGATCGAGAACGCGAAGTCGATCGAGGACTTCTTCGTGCTCGGCCACATCATGACCGCAATGCCACCGATCCATGCGATACCGGCGGTCGTGGCGGCGGCGCCCGGTATCGCCACCTACAACGACTTGCCACTGCCCCAGGCGCGCGGAGTCGGGCCGACGAGCTGA
- a CDS encoding S1C family serine protease: MGKIPVRRPFAALLIALAAALAMVTPVFPATAAPADPIAAAAQVEPAVVRIDTEIDYQGAFGNGAGFVLDPAGQVLTNFHVVSGADRITASVGGRSYPAELVGYNRRRDIAVLQLIGANGLPVAPIGDSAQLVPGEPVVALGNANGSNGPLTREVGQITAFGRTVNAEDTLTGSKDELSGLFEFAAPVVAGDSGGPVVNSAGQVVGITTAASVNYQFGPGGEGFAIPINDALPVANQIRSRAPSADVHIGPPVLLGVGVRSAQRGPGVQIAEVLRGGPADRAGLLAGDVLTVLDGTPLDSATTLTYVLDRHYPGDVIDLTWIDRSGQERTGKATLTPL; this comes from the coding sequence ATGGGCAAAATCCCCGTCCGCCGTCCGTTCGCCGCGCTACTGATCGCATTGGCCGCGGCGTTGGCCATGGTGACACCGGTTTTCCCGGCCACCGCCGCCCCCGCCGACCCGATCGCCGCGGCGGCTCAGGTCGAGCCTGCCGTCGTGCGCATCGACACCGAGATCGACTACCAGGGCGCCTTCGGTAACGGGGCAGGTTTCGTGCTCGATCCGGCCGGCCAGGTGCTGACCAACTTCCACGTCGTGTCGGGTGCCGACCGGATCACCGCGAGCGTCGGGGGCCGGTCCTACCCCGCCGAGCTGGTCGGCTACAACCGCAGGCGCGACATCGCGGTGTTGCAGTTGATCGGCGCCAACGGGCTGCCTGTCGCACCGATCGGAGATTCCGCGCAGCTGGTGCCCGGTGAACCGGTCGTGGCGCTCGGCAACGCCAACGGATCGAACGGGCCGCTGACCCGCGAGGTCGGACAGATCACCGCGTTCGGCCGCACCGTCAACGCCGAAGACACGTTGACCGGCAGCAAGGACGAACTTTCCGGGCTGTTCGAGTTCGCTGCGCCGGTGGTCGCGGGTGATTCCGGTGGACCCGTGGTCAACAGCGCCGGGCAGGTTGTCGGAATCACCACCGCGGCATCGGTGAACTACCAGTTCGGTCCGGGCGGAGAGGGCTTCGCGATCCCGATCAACGACGCCCTACCCGTCGCGAACCAGATCCGGTCCCGCGCCCCCTCCGCCGACGTGCACATCGGGCCGCCGGTGTTGCTCGGTGTCGGGGTGCGCTCGGCGCAACGCGGCCCGGGCGTGCAGATCGCCGAAGTGCTGCGCGGCGGGCCCGCCGACCGGGCCGGACTGCTCGCCGGTGACGTGCTGACCGTGCTCGACGGCACTCCCCTCGATTCGGCGACCACGCTGACCTACGTGTTGGATCGCCACTACCCCGGCGACGTGATCGATCTGACGTGGATCGACCGCAGTGGGCAGGAACGGACCGGCAAGGCCACCCTGACGCCGCTCTAA